The stretch of DNA GTTTACGAGTATCTACCTCATTTGTTGCATTGACAATTGCGCCAAATCCTATGAATAATAATGCAGTAATAATAATTTCGTTTAAAGCCTGGAACAAACCTGCAGTAATTGCATAATTAGTTCCAAGACCAATACCTAATCCAATGAAACCAAGTTCACCTACAGCCAAAAATCCAATCATTCTTCTGAAGTCCGTTTGGGTAAGCGCAAGAGAGACGCCCAATATCATAGCTAAGATAGAGAAGAACACTATGAGAACTTCAAAGATTGGTAATGTGGAATAGATTCTATGCATGATTAAGACAATTGAAATCATTGAAATAACTGTAAATGATTGAAGCAATGCTGCTCCATGAGGTTCTGCTTTTGAATAAATTCCAGATTTTATAGTATGGAATGGTGGTAAACCGGATGCGTATAACCAACCAAAGAAGATTAATCCGAGTGAGGATAAAAATACTGGAGAAGTAGCATCAACTAAACCTTTATGAACAGCTGCTGCAATATCTGTAACATTTACACTACCTGTCATTGCTAGCAGGAATCCAATTCCTAAAAGCATTATTGGACTTCCAATTGATCCTAAAATCATATACTTTAAAGCCATTTCGTAACTGTAGTCAATTGAAGATGCTGCAACAATACCCACCTGTGCAAGTGCTAGTATTTCAAAGAATACAAACATGTGGAAAATATCATCTGTCAACAACATTGCTGTAACTGCTGCAGTACCTAAGAATAATAAGAATAAATAAGGTCCTGAGACTTTCCTATAATTAGCTAGGTAAATGAAAACAACCAAGAATGTTAAGATTCCTATCATTGCAATGAATATCTGTTGCAAGAAAGTGAATGAATATGTGATTGCTGGATGATATACTACATTTGTCACATTATCTAAAATCGGTGAATAACCTCCAAAGTAATGCAATCCATAATTAGACAACAATGGAATCAGAGGAAGACAAATCGCAACAATGAATGCAAAAATCTTAGTGGCCTTATTGAATTTTGAAAAAGCACTAATAATTAATGCAGCCATCAAAGGAACAATAACCATAAGTGGGATTAATTCATTCATTGTATTCCTCCTGTTTTGATGTGTCAGCCAACATTACTTTTGTGCTTAAAGTACCATATTTCCTATAAAGAACCATTACTAAAGCCAACATTACGGCCAAGGTACTTGCACCGATTACAATACTGGTAAGTACTAAACCAAAAGGCAATGGATAAGCAGCATTAGATGCAAACCATGATGTATCCATTCCAGGCATCAAAATAGGTACAACACCACCTGCTTTATAACCAATAGCAACAATAAACAGATTAGCACCTTCTTCAATAAAACTAATACCAATTATCTTTTTTATGATATTATCAATGAAAATTGCTGAGTAAAGTCCGACAACAATCAAAGCAATTGATGTTAATAATATCGCAAGTTGAGTCTGTGCCATTAGCTATCCTCCCTTTGAGTTTTTTTAACAGCCAAAGCAATAAATACAGGAATAATCGCTGCGCCCACAATTGCTTGAGTTAAAGCAACATCAGGTGCCAATAAAATTTGGAAAAGAACTGCAAGAGCCCCTCCTGAAAATCCTGTTAGAATTGCTGCTTTCAATAAATCTTCCTGAATAAGAGCAAGGATTGCACTTAAAACAATAATAATACATAATACAAACTCTAACATCTTACTCATCCTCTTCAATTTCTAATGTAGTAACAGAAAATCTATCATCAGCTTTAAGTTTCTCTGAATTTTCACTCTCTAAAGCTTGCATTTTTTCTTTAGGATGGAAAAATGGATGATTTTCATCTACTTCAACTTCAACATTCTGTAAATCTACGTTATTTTCTCTATCTTCTTTTTTCCAATAAGCATTAGCTATTGCATGTGCTATAAATGGCGCTAGAATAAAGTAGATTCCAGCAAGCAAATATTGGCCAATGGCAATCATGGCAATGATACATGCAACATCAAAAATACCTATAATGTGAATTCTTGCATAAACAACATTCTTTGTATTTTTGCCTAAACTAAGAAAGCCCACAGCAGATATTATAATTAAAACTGCCGCTATAACAAGAAGGACTGATTGAATATATTCTATCATTCATCATCACCTCCCAAAACTACAGCGAAGGCAACAGTACCTACAAAACCAAAGAATATTAAAGCTAATGATATATCTCTAAAGAAACCAAGATTATATAAATCACCAACAATGAGTAAAGCTACTGCAAAGGCATTAACCACAACAGAACTTCCAAGAAGACCCATTGAAGTGGATTTATAAGCACTTGCTCTTAAAGCGGCAAACATCATTATAATTAATGCAATAACCACAATATATTTTGAAATAAATAATATATCCATACTATCTCACTCGTTTCTTTAATAAGAAAATGTCCTTTTATTCCAACATTTTCTTTATATATGGTTCAAAAGGAATGATATCCTCTTTTTTTCTTGGAGAAATAGTAGCTACTTTGATAATGTTATTTTCACTGTCTAAATCAACAGACAAAGTACCAGGAGTCAAAGAAATACTATTTGCTAAAATTGTCTGGGAAACAGGTCTCTCCAAAACTGTTTCTACATCGACAATTACAGGATCAATATTCCTCCTTAAAATTCCATTAAACGCAACATCTATTGTTGATTTAATGATTTCATAAATAAGGTCTAAGAAATAAATAATTCCATAACCAATTCTAGTCAAAAACATTAAACAAGCTCCATTTCATTATATGATAAAAGTCAATAAATTGACATTAATTAATAATATTATTATTTATCATGATTATTTATTATAAATGTATGCTTTTTACAAAAAATCCATTTAAAAAATGAATAACATGTGTAATAAATTTATTAAAAAATTAAATGAACAACATATGTATTAAATTGAAAAAATAAGAAAAAAATCCCACTCAAAATCAAAATTAAGAAAAAATGTCAATAAATAAAAAAATTATATACCTCCATATACAATTTAACTATGACTAAAGTAAAATAATAAGGATTTCAACTTTACATAATTACCCTCCGATTTGCATAAAAAGCAAAAATATGCTATTTTTAAAAAATAATCGGCTTAATTGATAACATACATCTCAAAAAGTCTAAACAAAACAGGTGCATGATACAATAAAGAGAGTACTGCCAATATAAAAATACTAATTAATCCGAAATTTCTGTAAACCTTTTTTGAAGATAATGGTGCAAATAATTTAATTCCAGCCGGAGTGAAAGAATCAAGAACCACATGGGAAAATATCCCCAATAGCAAACCTAAGACAATTTCTATATATGAAACTTCCCCATCTGGAATAATGAATAAACTCAAAAAGAACAAGGGTAAAAATATCATTAAAAGTTTTTTATTTAAAAACAAAAAGCTTAAAAGTGCAATTAAAACACCCAAAATCAAATAATGATTATTGAGAGGTGTTACTTTAATAACTAACTCCAATGCCGAAATCAGTATCAGACTAACGGCCGAAGTTAACGTTAAAACCCCAAAAAGTGAATGTGTGAAACTGCGATGTTCCGAAAAATAAAATGTAACACCTACAAATACAATAATCAATCCCAAGAGAACAGGCAATTTAAGCATGTAAAGTGAAATAAATACTACTAATCCCAAAATAATCATCTTATAGACATTTTCCTTTTTGAATTTATGATCAAAGTCAGGAATATTTGCACCAATGAATGTTAAAGCAATTAACAGAGGACTGTGAAAAAACATACATGCGAGTATAACTGCAAATATTGAATGTCCCTTATAAGAAGACACTTAAATCACCTTAGTTAAACATTATACCCTATTATTAAAAATAGGTAATCCAAGAGCATTTGAAAAGTAATCCTCGAAAAATATTGATGAAACTTAACCATAATATTGTAAATGCCCTGCTTAAAACTAAATTCCAAAATAAGACAAAAAGCTTTTCATTTGAGATAAAGACTTTTCAACACTGCCACCAACCACATTACCGAATGGGCATAACACCTCACCCGTTATGGCGGGGATTTTTTTCAGATTACAGACATCCTCAACAGCCCCCTTATAAGATGATCCCGCATAATCAAAGGATATCATGTCAGAGCCCACATCCTGTGAGATATAATTTGCAATTAAAAAGCTTTCAGGACTTGGGGATTTTGATGAAAAAATTGATTCGAATCCCGGATTTGAATTATAACTAGTAGAGTGAAAATCCCCCACAAAATCAATTCCCTCTTCAACAATTGCCTTGATAATTAAATTGCTTAAAGAGTTGTTAATGTGAGATGACCTATTTAAATCCATAGAATTAAATGTCCGTTCATTATACATTGTTGATTTTGGAGATGCAAATGGAATAAAATATAAAGTGTGATTCAAATCGTTGTTAATAAATTCATTCAATAGCTTGACATTAGCAATCTGGGGAGGCAATTCATTTCCATGAATGCCTGATAAAACCAATATCTTATTTCCGCCATCCCCCAATTTAAAGATTGGTGTTCCATAAACAGATTTTTCTAAAATAAATTGAGTCAAGGGAGTCCATGTTAAACGTTCAAGCAAATTTTTATTTCTTGAAATAAATCCTCTTGAAAAGTTTGAAATATAGCACATTTCCAAATTTTCAAACCCCTCAATTTTTCTAAAATCCATAATTAATTATAGATTAAAACTCTTATTTAAAAATAAGTATGAAAATCAAGAAATATATCAAAAATTTAATAAGGCTCGTAAATTATGAAAGAGATGCTGAAATAGACTTAATGACCCATGAAATCAGCACCATGTCCGGAGCTAAACGAGAAGAGTTAGGAAGAGCAGTCAATAAGGTAAAGGGAAAATATTTAGGAAAAGAACTTGGTCTGCAGATAGTCCAGTTTGGAAGATCCGAACCTATTGATACTGAAATAGCTGTTGGAGACATGGTTTTAGTAAGTACAGATAACCCTTTGCGAAGTGATTTGACAGGTACAGTTACAGAAAAAGGAGCTAGGTTTATTAAAGTGGCTTTTGATAAAAGAATCCCAAAATGGGCCTTGAAAAAGAAAGTTCGCCTTGATTTATATGCAAACGACGTTACATTTAGAAGAATGGAGGACAATCTTAACCATTTAAGTTTAAAAGGAAAAAATGCACTGGAATATATTTTAAATCAGAGAAAGCCAAAAAAGAATAGGGCAGTGCCTTATATTAATTATATCGACAAGTCATTGAATAAATCTCAAAAATCAGCTATTGAAAATGCACTATCATGTGAAAACTTCTTTTTGATACATGGTCCTTTTGGAACAGGAAAAACAAGAACTCTAGTGGAACTGATTTCACAAGAAACCAGGCAAAACCACAAGGTATTAGCTACAGCTGAAAGCAATGCCGCTGTAGACAACATCCTAGAAAGACTAATGGAAAATAAAAAACTTGAATTAACAAGATTAGGTCATCCTCAAAGAGTTTCGAAACACAATATCACCCAAACATTGGCATATAAAGTTGAAAATCACGATTTAAACAAAAAAATTAAAAAAATCCACAAAAAAATCGATAAACTGATTGGTAAGAGAAGCAATTTTACAAAACCTACTCCACAATATCGCAGAGGCTATGGAGACTATGATATCCTGCATAACGCTTCAAAGGGGAAAGGGGGAAGAGGCATCAGTCCCGATAAAATGAAATCAATGGCACAGTGGATTGAAATAAATCAGGAAATTGATGAAGCTCATGATGAAATAAAAAGAATTGAAAATAAAATGATTAAAGACATTATTGAAAAGAGCAATGTCATTCTTGCCACAAATTCATCAGCGGCACTGGAATCAATAGCGCGGACCAAATTCGATGTTGCCATCATTGATGAAGCTTCACAGGCAACAATTCCAAGCATTCTAATCCCAATTGCCAAAGCCCATAGATTTATCCTGGCGGGAGACCATAAACAGTTGCCTCCAACAATCATTAGTGAAAAAGCAGGGGAGTTGGAAAAAACCCTGTTTGAAGAGCTAATCAGAATGTATCCTTTCA from Methanobrevibacter sp. YE315 encodes:
- the ehbF gene encoding energy conserving hydrogenase EhbF — translated: MNELIPLMVIVPLMAALIISAFSKFNKATKIFAFIVAICLPLIPLLSNYGLHYFGGYSPILDNVTNVVYHPAITYSFTFLQQIFIAMIGILTFLVVFIYLANYRKVSGPYLFLLFLGTAAVTAMLLTDDIFHMFVFFEILALAQVGIVAASSIDYSYEMALKYMILGSIGSPIMLLGIGFLLAMTGSVNVTDIAAAVHKGLVDATSPVFLSSLGLIFFGWLYASGLPPFHTIKSGIYSKAEPHGAALLQSFTVISMISIVLIMHRIYSTLPIFEVLIVFFSILAMILGVSLALTQTDFRRMIGFLAVGELGFIGLGIGLGTNYAITAGLFQALNEIIITALLFIGFGAIVNATNEVDTRKLGGLLAYHPKVSLMLLIGGLAMAGVPPLSGFQSKLMLVQASLSCGFPEISILAIMVSIATFVVFVKTYYVMFLRPKPAELEVENKEVPRTMVFAMGILLIIIIALGFFPDVVVNGISNFVGGIL
- a CDS encoding cation:proton antiporter subunit C, translated to MAQTQLAILLTSIALIVVGLYSAIFIDNIIKKIIGISFIEEGANLFIVAIGYKAGGVVPILMPGMDTSWFASNAAYPLPFGLVLTSIVIGASTLAVMLALVMVLYRKYGTLSTKVMLADTSKQEEYNE
- a CDS encoding DUF4040 domain-containing protein codes for the protein MSKMLEFVLCIIIVLSAILALIQEDLLKAAILTGFSGGALAVLFQILLAPDVALTQAIVGAAIIPVFIALAVKKTQREDS
- a CDS encoding cation:proton antiporter gives rise to the protein MGFLSLGKNTKNVVYARIHIIGIFDVACIIAMIAIGQYLLAGIYFILAPFIAHAIANAYWKKEDRENNVDLQNVEVEVDENHPFFHPKEKMQALESENSEKLKADDRFSVTTLEIEEDE
- a CDS encoding monovalent cation/H+ antiporter subunit E encodes the protein MFLTRIGYGIIYFLDLIYEIIKSTIDVAFNGILRRNIDPVIVDVETVLERPVSQTILANSISLTPGTLSVDLDSENNIIKVATISPRKKEDIIPFEPYIKKMLE
- a CDS encoding metal-dependent hydrolase — encoded protein: MSSYKGHSIFAVILACMFFHSPLLIALTFIGANIPDFDHKFKKENVYKMIILGLVVFISLYMLKLPVLLGLIIVFVGVTFYFSEHRSFTHSLFGVLTLTSAVSLILISALELVIKVTPLNNHYLILGVLIALLSFLFLNKKLLMIFLPLFFLSLFIIPDGEVSYIEIVLGLLLGIFSHVVLDSFTPAGIKLFAPLSSKKVYRNFGLISIFILAVLSLLYHAPVLFRLFEMYVIN
- a CDS encoding succinylglutamate desuccinylase/aspartoacylase family protein, giving the protein MDFRKIEGFENLEMCYISNFSRGFISRNKNLLERLTWTPLTQFILEKSVYGTPIFKLGDGGNKILVLSGIHGNELPPQIANVKLLNEFINNDLNHTLYFIPFASPKSTMYNERTFNSMDLNRSSHINNSLSNLIIKAIVEEGIDFVGDFHSTSYNSNPGFESIFSSKSPSPESFLIANYISQDVGSDMISFDYAGSSYKGAVEDVCNLKKIPAITGEVLCPFGNVVGGSVEKSLSQMKSFLSYFGI
- a CDS encoding IGHMBP2 family helicase, producing MKKYIKNLIRLVNYERDAEIDLMTHEISTMSGAKREELGRAVNKVKGKYLGKELGLQIVQFGRSEPIDTEIAVGDMVLVSTDNPLRSDLTGTVTEKGARFIKVAFDKRIPKWALKKKVRLDLYANDVTFRRMEDNLNHLSLKGKNALEYILNQRKPKKNRAVPYINYIDKSLNKSQKSAIENALSCENFFLIHGPFGTGKTRTLVELISQETRQNHKVLATAESNAAVDNILERLMENKKLELTRLGHPQRVSKHNITQTLAYKVENHDLNKKIKKIHKKIDKLIGKRSNFTKPTPQYRRGYGDYDILHNASKGKGGRGISPDKMKSMAQWIEINQEIDEAHDEIKRIENKMIKDIIEKSNVILATNSSAALESIARTKFDVAIIDEASQATIPSILIPIAKAHRFILAGDHKQLPPTIISEKAGELEKTLFEELIRMYPFKSQLLNVQYRMNSLLMKFPNSEFYNNGLKSDSSVDDITINDILDSGYDEEALLFIDTSNIEENKEKHLKDSKSIVNMLEGDIAVSIANDYLNAGIDVEDIGIISPYADQVKTIQDKTPVEVKTVDGFQGREKEIIIISTVRSNDFGNIGFLSDLRRLNVAITRAKRKLIIIGNKNTLKSNPTYYRLIKFIEDENLLIEI